In Mycolicibacterium aubagnense, the DNA window AACAGACTGCTGTCGAGCCTGCTCAGCGTCAGGTCGATGACCATCGTGATGTTGGCGAAGTCGCCGCGAAACCAATTGCCGAGATTGCTCTTCACCCACGGATACGTCGACAGAAAGTCGAGGCCCTTGGTCAGTGCGGGCCCCGAATCGGCCAGCGACCGTAGTACGGGCACCATGTTCCGGAGGTTCGCGACGAGGCTCTCCTTGGTCTGGTCCACCGTCGACGACGCGACGGCACTGAATCGTCCGACGGCGTCGATCGCGTCGGCCAGTTTCGTGCGCTGCTCGGCGAGCACAGCCAGCGCCTGCGGGATGGTCGTCAGTGCCTTGTCCACGGTGCGCTGATTCGCGGCGACCTGGCCCGCCAAGGAGTTCAAATGCTCGGTAGCGGAGATGATGTCGTCGGTCTGGGCATTGAGCCGGGAGATGAACGTGTCGAGCTGCGTCAGCAGACTGCGCATGTCGTTCTCGCGGCCGGCAAGTGCCTTCGCGAACGTCTGGTTGATCTCCTGGAGCTGGGCCAACCCACCGCCGTTGAGCAGGATCGACGCCGATGCAAGAGCCTGCTCGGTGGTCGGATACGTGGCAGCGCGCGACAGTGGGATCACCGAGCCATTGGCGAGTTCACCTTGCGGCGCTTCGTTCGTCGGCGGGCTCAGCTCGATGTGCATCGATCCCAGCAGGCTGGTCTGCCCTACCTTGGCGGTGCTGTTGGCGGGCAGGTGGACATCGCCGTTGATCCGCATGGTCACCAGTGCGTGCCAGTCCTGCACCTCGATCTTGGTGACGTTGCCGACGTTGACGTCGCCGACCCGCACCCGGGTGTTCTGCTGGATCACCACCACGTCGGGCAGTTGCGCTTGGATCACATACGAGCCCGGTCCGTCGCCGACCGTGCCGGGCAGGGTCAGCGAATTCAGGCCCCGCCATTGGCATCCCGGTAGCGTCAGGATGCTGACGACGATGAGCGTCGCGGTCACGAGGTGCTTCATGGCTGCGTCCCCTGCGGCGGGACCATGAGGCCGGCCAGGCCCTGGCTCGGGTCGGTCGGCGCGGCCGCCGGTGCCTCTGCCGGCAGCGGATCCGGGTTCGGGGACTCCTGCGCCGGCGCCCCACCCGGCCGAAGTCGCGGCTCACTGTAGGTGACCTCATTGGGCCGCGCGGTCGCGCCGACGAATGGGTTCCCGCCGATCGGCAGGAAGTTGTATTGCCGGTTCTTGATGATCGGTGCGAGGTACTGCACGCACAGCTTGGCGGACTGTGCGAAGTTCTCGCGCGCCGCGGACTGGATTGCACCGCAGAGGAATT includes these proteins:
- a CDS encoding virulence factor Mce family protein, producing the protein MKHLVTATLIVVSILTLPGCQWRGLNSLTLPGTVGDGPGSYVIQAQLPDVVVIQQNTRVRVGDVNVGNVTKIEVQDWHALVTMRINGDVHLPANSTAKVGQTSLLGSMHIELSPPTNEAPQGELANGSVIPLSRAATYPTTEQALASASILLNGGGLAQLQEINQTFAKALAGRENDMRSLLTQLDTFISRLNAQTDDIISATEHLNSLAGQVAANQRTVDKALTTIPQALAVLAEQRTKLADAIDAVGRFSAVASSTVDQTKESLVANLRNMVPVLRSLADSGPALTKGLDFLSTYPWVKSNLGNWFRGDFANITMVIDLTLSRLDSSLFTGTRWEGNLTELEMQWGRTIGQMPSPYTAGNPLIAPYHFGGY